Part of the Liberibacter crescens BT-1 genome is shown below.
CGTTTAAGTTCTATATTTGTACGTGCAGCAGCTTGTTTTACAATACCAAGAGCGCGTATAATTGGTAAAGGTTGTCTTTCTTGCCCAATCTTAAAATTTTCAAGAGATCGTTGCGCTTGTGCACCCCAATAACGATTTTTTTCTACGCAAATGGAGCCAAAACTGTCTGTTTCAGTGCGAGTATTAGTCATCATATCCCTGTCTTAAGCGGTATTTTTATTGTTAGATAAACCTTAGTAAGGTTTTTTGTTATTTTTATTTTTCAAGACTTAAAAAGTCAATGCTAACAAAATGAAGAAATATTATTTCTGTGATTGATATAAAATTATAAAGAGTAATTTGATATTATTTTATAACATCTCCCTGAAAGATTTAAATTTTATTGAAAGTTAAACCTATTTTTAATAGAATATATATTAAATTCAGGTAATGCATATAATATATATTGTTAAAGTTGTATATGTAATTAATTGTGATGCCTTTGTGAGTACGGGATTTTCTAGATGATTCTTCCGAAAAAGTTTATCGTTTTAGTTATTTGTTTTTATGGCATTTTTTGTTTTATGCCAAATTTTATTTACGCTACAACTCTTATAGAGATTATAAAAAATCGTAAAGAGAATACTAAAGATTCTATATTGTTAAGTAGAAGGTCTAAGGTTGTAGAAAGAAATGTTGAATCAACAGAAAAAATTAGCTCAAGGCATGTTAGTAAAAAAAATAAAAGACGAATAAAAGAATCAACAGATATAATAACCTCGTATCGTTATTATGTGTATAAGCCTGATATTCAGAGGATTGTAAATATTCCTTTGGTTGTCGATCCTATTATTGCTGATGTTGCCAATGTTGTTACAAAGGAAGTTAATAAAGGGTCTGTTATTGATATTTCTGCTGCTATTGTTGTTTCTCACAATCTATTAAATTCAGCTATGGCATCTGTTAGTATTAAAGCGCCTGTTGATATCGCCGAAGCATTAGAGAGTTATTACGGTAAAGGTGATTTTTTGATTTGGGTATCCTTGGAAGGAATTATTAATCAAAAAGCATTTGAAGCAATAGATTTTCTTTCAAAGGTTAATAATATAGGTCTTGAGCCTGCTGATTATTTTGTCAAGGTTCCTGATCTTAAGAATATCGATGCTAAAGAGCGTGCGCATGCTTTAATGCGATTTGAATTACTGCTTTCAGCTAAGGTTCTTGCCTATGTTCAAGATAATCAACGTGGACGTGTTGATCCAAATCGAATTTCAGGGTATTATGATTTTACGCGTAAAAAAGTAGATATTTCATCATTTTTGAAATTGGCAAGTAGTACGCATGATATTTCAAAATATCTTGTAAGTTTTACACCGTCTAATACGCATTTTAATATTCTTCAAGCTGAATTAGAACATTTATTGAAATTGCAAAAGTTTAAAAAGGATTATGAATCCTCTATTTTAGCTCTTGATGGTAGTGTTATCAAACCTGGAATGAGCAGTTCGCAATTGCCTCATGTTATTCAGGCAGTTGAATTACAGTTATCAAAAAATGTTAGAGATCAGTATGCGAATTTCTTTTCTCATTATAAAGAGAATTTTGTCTATGATGGTGATGCAATAAATATCATTAAATCTTTTCAGAAAGATAATGAATTAAGACCAGATGGTATTATTAATCATACGATAATAAAAGCGATTATATCTGATAAGAAACTTAAAGAAAAAATTTCGAAATTAATTGTTTCTTTGGAACAAGAGCGGTGGCTTCCTGCAGATCTTGGTTCGCGTTATGTTTTTATTAATCAACCTGCTTTTATGGCGTATTATATTGATAATCGCCAAGAAAAACTCTCTATGCCAGTTGTTGTTGGTTCTAAGAATCATCAAACCAATTTTTTTAATAGTCAAATTCAGATTATAGAGTTGAATCCTTATTGGGGAGTCCCTCAATCAATTATAATAAATGAAATGTTACCTCGACTTCGTTCTGATCCGTCGTATCTTGATCGTATGGGATATCAGGTTGAGTTGAAAGGAAAGCGGATATCGTCTTCTTCAGTTAACTGGTATGGTTCGACAAGCAACATAGCAGTTCGTCAACCACCTTCTGCTTTTAATGCTCTCGGTGAATTAAAAATTCTCTTTCCAAATCGACATGCTATTTATATGCATGCAACGCCACAGGTAAATCTCTTTAAGAGATCTATGCGGGCTTTAAGCCATGGCTGTATTCGTTTATCTGATCCACGAGCGATGGCTGCTGCCATATTGGGATATAAAATTGAGGATCTTAATAATGAGATTAAAGCCAGCAAAGGGAAAAACAAAGTTTTGTCTGTTTCAGAGAAAATACCAGTTTATATTTCTTACTTTACTGCTTGGCCTAATAAACAAGGTGTTATTGAGTATTTTCAAGATATTTATGAAAGAGATGATTATGTTAATAAAGCCTTTGATAAGATAACAAAATCACGGATAGATATATGAAATATACATTTTTTCTTATTATGATTATCTAATCCATCTCAGGTGTGGTTGTTATGCTTTTAAGGTTAAGTCGTTTTTCTTTTAGAAGTAATTCTATCTCAGTATTCTTACCAGCTTCTACTAAAAATTCTCGCTGATAAATTTTATCCTTGTTGTGTGCGATTGCAACATATTCACCTTCAGCAAGAACTATTGAGGGGAATGCGCTGACACTTTCAGCAACAGTATCACCACTTGAGTTTATTATTGACCAGGCTGTATCAGCAATTGCCTCTCCACCTTTTTCTGAAACAAGTTTAAATGTTATTTTTGCTGCTCGATTTTCAATACTGACATCAATTAATTTACCAGCTTCTACTTTAATATGGCTATTGACCTCTGCATTATAATTTCCATATTGACAAATAATTTGATAGATACCTGCATTCAAGCGGATTATCGTACCTGCTTTTAGTTTCTCCATAATAAGGTATGGCTTTTTATTGAGAGTTGGTTCTAGAGAATAAATAGAAAATGTTAGTTGATTGTCTATAATTTCTTTATTATTTTTAGATACTCCATGTAGACGCAATCCTCCAGATTTAAGAATAAAAATCTGTTTTTCAATATTTCCGGTCATTGGAATATGCACTTTTTTAGTTATGCCAGAACGACCAAAAGAAGCATTAATAAAATAATTTCCTGGAATGAGTTTAAAGGTAGTATGACCTCCTTCAGCAGTCGCTATTAAAGATAATTTTCCTTCTGTATTCAGAATAGAACTGAAGACATGCCAGAATACTTTTCTTTTGATTGGTTTACCATTAGCTGTTAAGCGTGCTTCTAGAACGACTTCTCGTAAAATATTAGAAGATTTAGGATCTGCCTTTTGTTCAGAAGCTGTAGGTCGGGATGTTTTAGGAGAAACATAAAGATTGTTCAAGGAATTAATTTGTTCTTTGGAATAAGCTTGATATACATTCATGTATTGCATGTAAATAATGATAATACTAATGAGATATAAAAGTTTTTTCATATGGATATTAATTAATATAGTATCAGATGAACTATTGGAAATTGGTTTTTATTAAAAACTGGAAAAATAGGATTTTTGAGTTTTCCTTTTTTAACAGGATAAGAGATAAAGAGAAAGATCATACTCAAGTAGATTTCTTTTTTGGTATTGCAAGCAAAGGTGATTGAGGAGCAATAACTCCATCAAAACCATATAGATATTTTTGATTATAACATGAATCTGTTCCATGTATGTCAGGAGTCATAAGAAAA
Proteins encoded:
- a CDS encoding L,D-transpeptidase family protein; the protein is MPNFIYATTLIEIIKNRKENTKDSILLSRRSKVVERNVESTEKISSRHVSKKNKRRIKESTDIITSYRYYVYKPDIQRIVNIPLVVDPIIADVANVVTKEVNKGSVIDISAAIVVSHNLLNSAMASVSIKAPVDIAEALESYYGKGDFLIWVSLEGIINQKAFEAIDFLSKVNNIGLEPADYFVKVPDLKNIDAKERAHALMRFELLLSAKVLAYVQDNQRGRVDPNRISGYYDFTRKKVDISSFLKLASSTHDISKYLVSFTPSNTHFNILQAELEHLLKLQKFKKDYESSILALDGSVIKPGMSSSQLPHVIQAVELQLSKNVRDQYANFFSHYKENFVYDGDAINIIKSFQKDNELRPDGIINHTIIKAIISDKKLKEKISKLIVSLEQERWLPADLGSRYVFINQPAFMAYYIDNRQEKLSMPVVVGSKNHQTNFFNSQIQIIELNPYWGVPQSIIINEMLPRLRSDPSYLDRMGYQVELKGKRISSSSVNWYGSTSNIAVRQPPSAFNALGELKILFPNRHAIYMHATPQVNLFKRSMRALSHGCIRLSDPRAMAAAILGYKIEDLNNEIKASKGKNKVLSVSEKIPVYISYFTAWPNKQGVIEYFQDIYERDDYVNKAFDKITKSRIDI